One part of the Tautonia rosea genome encodes these proteins:
- a CDS encoding NAD-dependent epimerase/dehydratase family protein: MSHNGGPAETPSQPNGFPNLPMIDDDLGPIDSEDRPTVLITGACGYLGRKLRTQWGDRYDLILLDRTPGLDNNEVIAADLTELDDDWAELFHGVDAVVHLAAHSHPNASWDALVGPNLDALPNVLNAAVLAAVDRFVFASSSHAMWGYRDDGTGPIAEDLPPRPDGPFGASKLAGERFGRSVSQAFELTFVAIRVGWVQPDPNDPATLPDDWARSLWLSDRDLAQLVECALWSELDDRFLVVNGTSRNRQSRWPITRAVEMLGYAPLDDAFASSETE; encoded by the coding sequence GATCGACTCTGAAGATCGGCCGACGGTCCTCATCACCGGCGCCTGCGGATACCTCGGACGCAAGCTCCGCACCCAGTGGGGCGATCGCTACGACCTGATCCTCCTCGACCGCACTCCCGGTCTCGACAACAACGAGGTCATCGCCGCCGACTTGACCGAGCTGGACGACGATTGGGCCGAGCTGTTTCACGGGGTTGATGCTGTGGTTCACCTTGCGGCCCACTCGCACCCGAATGCCTCGTGGGATGCCCTGGTCGGTCCGAACCTCGACGCCTTGCCCAACGTTCTGAACGCCGCCGTGCTCGCGGCGGTCGATCGCTTCGTCTTCGCCAGCTCCAGCCATGCCATGTGGGGCTACCGTGACGACGGCACCGGCCCGATTGCCGAAGATCTTCCCCCCCGGCCCGATGGCCCGTTCGGGGCTTCAAAGCTCGCGGGAGAGCGGTTCGGGCGCAGCGTCTCCCAGGCCTTCGAGCTGACCTTCGTCGCGATCCGGGTCGGCTGGGTCCAGCCCGACCCGAACGATCCGGCCACCTTGCCCGACGACTGGGCCCGATCCCTCTGGCTCTCGGACCGCGACCTCGCCCAGCTTGTCGAGTGCGCCCTCTGGTCCGAGCTGGACGACCGCTTCCTCGTCGTCAACGGTACCTCTCGCAATCGCCAGAGCCGATGGCCGATCACGCGAGCCGTTGAGATGCTCGGGTATGCTCCCCTCGACGATGCCTTTGCCTCCTCGGAGACGGAATGA